Proteins encoded together in one Pseudomonas sp. Seg1 window:
- a CDS encoding sugar ABC transporter ATP-binding protein, with product MFASATASSTSLVDIQPTATPVDEPYLLEITNISKGFPGVVALSDVQLRVRPGSVLALMGENGAGKSTLMKIIAGIYQPDAGELRLRGKPVVFETPLAALQAGIAMIHQELNLMPHMSIAENIWIGREQLNGLHMIDHRAMHRCTAQLLERLRINLDPEEQVGNLSIAERQMVEIAKAVSYDSDILIMDEPTSAITEKEVAHLFSIIADLKRQGKGIIYITHKMNEVFAIADEVAVFRDGAYIGLQRADSMDGDSLISMMVGRELSQLFPVREKPIGDLLMSVRDLKLDGVFQGVSFDLHAGEILGIAGLMGSGRTNVAETIFGITPSDSGEIRLDGEVVRITDPHMAIDKGFALLTEDRKLSGLFPCLSVLENMEMAVLPHYAGHGFIQQKALRALCEDMCKKLRVKTPSLEQCIDTLSGGNQQKALLARWLMTNPRILILDEPTRGIDVGAKAEIYRLISLLASEGMAVIMISSELPEVLGMSDRVMVMHEGDLMGTLGRDEATQERVMQLASGMAQVH from the coding sequence ATGTTCGCTTCAGCGACCGCTTCGAGCACCTCGTTGGTGGATATCCAGCCAACTGCAACACCTGTCGATGAGCCGTACCTGCTGGAGATCACCAACATCAGCAAGGGTTTTCCCGGTGTGGTGGCCTTGTCCGATGTGCAGCTGCGAGTACGTCCGGGGTCCGTGCTGGCCCTGATGGGCGAGAACGGCGCGGGTAAATCGACGCTGATGAAAATCATCGCCGGCATCTACCAGCCCGATGCTGGCGAGCTGCGCTTGCGCGGCAAACCGGTGGTCTTCGAAACACCGTTGGCGGCACTTCAGGCGGGGATCGCGATGATCCACCAGGAACTCAACCTGATGCCGCACATGAGCATCGCCGAAAACATCTGGATCGGCCGCGAGCAGCTCAACGGCCTGCACATGATCGACCACCGCGCCATGCACCGCTGCACCGCGCAACTGCTGGAGCGCTTGCGCATCAACCTCGATCCCGAGGAGCAGGTCGGCAACCTGAGCATCGCCGAACGGCAAATGGTCGAGATAGCCAAAGCGGTGTCCTACGACTCCGACATTCTGATCATGGACGAGCCGACCTCGGCCATCACCGAAAAGGAAGTCGCGCACCTGTTTTCGATCATTGCCGACCTCAAGCGCCAGGGCAAAGGCATCATCTACATCACGCACAAAATGAACGAAGTGTTTGCCATTGCCGATGAAGTGGCGGTGTTTCGCGACGGCGCCTACATCGGCCTGCAACGGGCCGACAGCATGGACGGTGACAGCCTGATTTCGATGATGGTCGGGCGCGAACTGAGCCAGTTGTTCCCGGTGCGCGAAAAGCCGATCGGCGACCTGCTGATGTCGGTCCGCGATCTGAAACTCGACGGCGTATTCCAGGGCGTCTCGTTCGACCTGCATGCCGGGGAGATTCTCGGCATCGCCGGGCTGATGGGCTCGGGCCGCACCAACGTTGCCGAAACCATTTTCGGCATAACGCCCAGCGACAGCGGTGAGATCCGTCTGGATGGCGAGGTGGTGCGCATTACCGATCCGCACATGGCCATCGACAAGGGTTTCGCGCTGTTGACCGAGGATCGCAAGCTCAGTGGCCTGTTCCCGTGCCTGTCGGTGCTGGAGAACATGGAGATGGCGGTGCTGCCGCATTACGCCGGCCACGGCTTTATCCAGCAAAAGGCCCTGCGCGCTCTGTGTGAAGACATGTGCAAGAAGCTACGGGTGAAAACCCCGTCGTTGGAGCAGTGCATCGACACCTTGTCTGGCGGCAACCAGCAGAAAGCCTTGCTCGCCCGCTGGCTGATGACCAATCCACGGATCTTGATTCTCGACGAGCCGACTCGTGGCATCGATGTCGGCGCCAAGGCCGAGATCTATCGGCTGATCTCCCTGCTAGCCAGCGAAGGCATGGCGGTGATCATGATTTCCTCGGAACTGCCGGAAGTGCTGGGCATGAGCGACCGGGTGATGGTCATGCACGAGGGCGACCTGATGGGCACCCTCGGCCGCGACGAAGCCACCCAGGAACGCGTCATGCAACTGGCCTCGGGCATGGCCCAGGTCCATTGA